acttttataatatgaaataatatatattaagtgTTAAAAACAAAGCAAACAATTCGACCAATAGCAAACTTTGCCAGCTTTTTTGCACTATCGTAATTGTGATGCTATATTACTCTTGTTGATAGACAGCGGTATTTAGAAGGCTACTCTGTaagttttttgcaaaacttGCAGAGTAGCCTTCTATTTCTGTAAAACAAATTAATTCATAGCATGAGCTAAGTTCATTAGCCATCGACCTACTCGCACTCCCTTTTCTCTTGCTGtatattgaaataaaaatgtgttaTTCTTAGAGATAAAATCTGTAATATGATCAGGCATGGCGCATTTTCTAAATATAATCTAGTTTGATGACAGTGTGAGCTGTTCTCGGGACACTTTAATAATCAATTTAATGTCTGCTAAGCAAagaaactataatataaaactataatATTTATTCCCCTGAACAATATGTCATTCAGCCTAACACTGGGTTAGTTTTATTGTGGCCCGCTACCCTTGAGCACTGCATCCTCTGAATGGACAGAATGAGTTAAGCATTCTTTGTTGTTGAAAGTAATTAAAAACTGTACTCGAGTGGTGCATGCGGACAGTGGCAATCATAAAATCTTACGTTTGGTATTGTGTCTTTGAAAAGATGCTGATACAATTGCTCTCACCGTCTGATGTTACATCACACCAATGATATAACAACCCCCTCACAAGGTTAGGCGAGGGGCATCCTGGGGgcagggtttaatgatcgagctctgttgggatgaacctgaacacggcacccgaacaaagaaatatgctgaataaagccccttgtaaatttaaaaatattatgaacaatagtgcTTATTctactgatctgttggtttcattttgttgtcaaataaatatagttgcccaatattgtcaacgttatgatcagtcagttgccattcacaagcattcatgatattaatagtcgccatcgtgaaatgacccaaatttggttttagatttagagtatgaaaactacactgcacagctttgcctgctatcccatcttattggccaggtcaaacaatgtgacagcGATGAAAGACtgtgtcattttatattaggggtggcaaagtattaaaggttgacttgcaacaaaattcacattacagttatttggtatcaaaagattcaccatgtcttactatgctgtgttgtaggtgcaaaatgtgtggaaatgtgattacaagctcttgaaagctcaaaaacgaacagttaatcgctgccatcccgaagccgccgtagattggaattagtttatttctctgacgtagtaaatccatttgttattgttttgacatgtgatgttctGATGGgaattaaaaacattaaaaggctcaatataaaacttctcttagcactagtttatgacaaacatttcaggttttaccgaaaagcccgtatcaaatatagatgctcgctactttacagttttgtttcggcttggtctaatcgtctagttgtaatctgatcatgtgacccatacttcctgccaaacagcgcaaataatttctgcatcattttttgactatcacaggtgaccaacaggtttgtcatgtttatcagagaaggatatgtactccttcaagctagggtgaaaaaattaaacgaattttcacggtagattttaagatatcagtgctcaaagtgatggcgttacaatgatgatgaaatagaggcataaggacaatagacatagttttattgaatgcgtgaagtatatttgtgaaaatatatcaacgaatgaggttgcatgaaagtgtaaacagaagccatctcgattctaatctacggcagtttcgtgatggcagtgattaactgttcgtttttgagcttttatgagcttgtaatcacatttccacatattttgcacctacaacacagcagagtaagacatggttagTCTTcagataccaaataactgtaatgtgaattttgttgcaagtcaacctttaataaaaagCTAGGGAAAAAAAGAcgttgttcgggtgatttcgggttaattatatttaactttaagcatatactatgACCCCTAACAATttcaaaattggtaaaaataggtaatttgtaatgttttattttccatggattcATTTTTTTGGTGAGGTATTACACCTACgctgtagaaattcaaggtttgctattgtgaaccgcgggggtctactgactgaatgagccaatgacacgataacagcgagtcgtgttttccaaaacctaacaaggcccCACGAGAACTGGCCCCAACCCAGGCTatcacaatcctaacagagctcgatcattaaaccccgcccacatgatgcccGTAACCTATTCTTGGGTTGTAAATCATTGATGACACGGTGCACTTGAAGAGTCACTGCAAGAGCGGCTGTGTATGAATACATCTCTAATCTCGTTTTAAATGGCTTTTCATTGGCTCAGTTAAACAGAGCTATTTtgtgatattttattatatagttaaagtaaaaaagataaatttaattgaAGTAATCATTTTAAGCAGATGgtgaaatacatttttatagtCAGACAAAAGCTGATGGGCAAAAAAATTGCAAGATGTGAAACTGTTTGCTTTTTATCATTCATCCAGAGTCTGCGGTGTCATGTCGTCAGGTATACATAGAACACTATTCAACCCATTCAtgttaatgtttttgttttgaaagATTTGATAAATCAAGGCGCAGACATCGATCAAACTTAGGTTCTCATATGTTTGTGTCACAAACACTGTTACAGATAATATAGCAATGTTAGAGCGTAGTGACCGTGCCATGAATATCTTGAGAGAGAGAATGCTTTTCTGGTTGGGCACTACTGTTGGGCAATGTTTGTGGGAAAGACTTGAGAAATATCTACAATGATATGCAAAGGGATTGTAATTGGCTGCTTGCTACCTGCTAGGAATAATGCTGTCCTTTTTGCTAGGAATAATGCTGTCTTTTGTAGAAGTATTACTGATTGTTCAGAGGAACTTGAGTCCCTCGGCTACAAACACTTTTCTCTCTACGGCAAACTCTCCAAACTGTGAGTCAGCCAATAACTTCttcccatagatatatatacctatggtaCCATACCATACCTATAtaccataggtatatatatctatgcttCTTCCTGTTTTAGCCTCATTTATTCAGTCCAATGGGCATATTCCTTATAAATTCATCTGGTCTTGCTTCTCTGCTGGGAGATGCTTTATGAGAAGTAAAGTAGTATGATGCTGCTTGGGTAGAAGGTGATAGGCTAGATGGGTTAGCATTATTTTTACTACCATGGTTAACACTATCGTTAGCGCTGTGGTTAACACTATTGTTAACACTATTCTTAGCACTATTATTAACACTATTCTTAGCACTACTGTTAACACTATTGCTAGCACTATGGTTAAAGCTATTGTTAACACCGCTAGCACTAGGGTTAACATTTTTGTTAACACTATTGTTTTTTaccaaagtaaaaaaattagttaATACTATAATTAACACTGTTGTTAGTGTGATAGCTAAAAATATTGTTAGTGTTatggttaaacattttattaacactATTTTATACCTTTCTGAAGCTatagttaaaccataactgccacgaacaacttttatcatatatactaggtaaatcagacatgctgattctgattttgtaatcaaaataaagattaggccactaactttcagagtaatgaagaactttttatagcgttttaatatcggtctcgaaaacaacacgatcggcataacaagctccgcccataaatacttgacgtaacctagctttttaggaacagaagttacgtagggatgtttagaccgatttagaataatagagaggggtgttttaaaatccattaatatctaaattcagccttaaaaataatatcagtcttttctgaaaggtagataagctatttagcattgcatatttataaagcgcaataacaacgctagctcatgataaaaccgcgctttttgagctcatttttctcggcgtccagcccatttaaacgtcatgtaacaagctgcgagcaattttaaatagtttatatccctttcataaaaaactgaaactattttacaggctggatttagataataatgggttttaagacacccatctctattattctaaatcggactaaacattcccaacttccgtttctgaaaaagctaggtttcgtcacatatttatgggcggagcttgtaatgccgattgtgttgtttttgaaacggatattgaaacgctttaaaaaagcctaaatgactttgaaggttagtggactaatctttattttgagtacaaaatcggaatcagcgtgtctgatttacctagaaaatacgataaaagttgttcgtgacagttatggtttaacactATAGTATTAACTATAGTTTTAATACTATActgatactaataatataagtaTTAAAAGTCATTATATCCTAAATATTGTTCACTATGTTGTACATACTCTGTAGTGCGCACTGACTGACTGGTCTCACTCTTGAGTGCAGACTGCTTATCTAGATCGACTACAGTataatagtatttatagctACTTGCTCTATCATGCATACAAAAGTTCAAGCTTAGCTATAACCTTGCTGAAATGTATATACATGGGTCCTGACAGCACTGGTTAGTAAAATAGATAATGATGATGTTGAGATGTATGACtttgataatttacatttttagggCTGTTACCAAATGTGGGCTATACAGCATACAGGAAGATGCATTCATAGATAATATCAATCTTAAAGATCTGTGAGTATGAGAATGAAGTTGCCTCCTCTTTTTGTAGCTTATGACTGCTGTCCTTCTGATGATTGAGGGGAATGTTATAACTTACTCTATTTAATTGGTAACAGCTGAAAAAACATTTATGCAATACCTAACTAGCATTCATTTTAGTCTAAAGAATTGAGAAAGATTTACtagaatattataaaaagtctATAAATTCTTTGGGTGGCTTTAGTTTACACAGCTCATTATAAATAAGACACTAGTAGCCTTATGTTGATTGTTTATGGCACTAGTTGTTTTTGACCTGTTAGTTATAGCTTCAACATTGAATGCATATCTACATTATATCTGAGTTGAAGCAGTAGGAAACAACCGTGCCGCAGTGATTTAAGGTGCTTAATTCGCAAACCATTCCTAGAAGTCTACTAGCTGTGACAAAAAGGACATCTGACTATATATTGCCTCTTTGCTAAATCACAAACCCAATGCAAAACCAAGTCAAGTCAAGTCAAATGTGCACACCCACCAAGATTCAGGACGAAGATGACCTTTTAAAACTACTTTGACAAGTCTCCAAAAATTAGAATTAATGGAATTGTACAAGGATGAGCTCTCAGTTGTGTGATTATTTTGTAGAGACCTGTCTAACAACAATCTATCGGTCATTGGATACCAGACAATCTTAAATATCAGAAACCCCAGCTCATTGTAAGTATCTAATGAGACTATCTACCTCTACATTGTATCTGTAGACAAGTGTATGTTACATGTGTATGAGAATATGTTACACGTGTATGAGTATGTGTTACACATGTATGAGTGTATGTTACACATGTATGAGTATATGTTACACGTGTATGAGGATATGTTACACATATCGGCGTATATTTTACACATGcctgtatataaataaatatcgTTTAAGCATATCTTACCTGTGTTTTAGTGTACATACTTCTATACGAATATATGCAGACAAAATGTTAAATTATGTAGCTGCCTATTAGACCcacacaaatacatgtatctgttAGACATCATAAAATTGTTGTAAGAATAGGAGGCATACATTTCTTGAATAAAAGGAGATAGTTGTAACTAGTTAAGTTGGTTTATAATAAAGCAAGGTTACGGAGAATAGATCATATCACTACAGATTTAGTGGACTTTAATTATATGTCTGTGAATGAATTATTGAAGCCAAGAAGCATGCTATAAGGTAGTATTTGTAACCTACATGACATTACTCCAGGagaatatgtatagtatatatgatataaCGATAGaacaatatttattgtttatatggCATTATCAAAAGGTACTAAGCATAATTATGGTACATGACAATACTATACAAGAACATGTATTGTATAGTGCATATAGTATTGCTATAGggttatatgtatgtatactatatattatattactataggGTAATATATAGAACATATAGTCATATAccgtacagtcatacctcaacatacaagtgcCAAGCAAAATGTACAAGCAAATTTTCGACCAAGCTTCCACCTTGAGATTCGAGAAAATTTTGAGATATGAGTATATGAGCCGGTTCTCTATGTAGCCACTAAGTGACCAAGTATGTAAGAGGCTGCAGCATCACTCAGTCTTTTTTgtcgaatcagtttgaaaaagttttaaaagggCTGGCTAAAAGTTGTATTGAGAGCGAGGCAAAAGCGCCAAGGCGGAagataatgaaaaattaaaacgaAGGCAAAATTAGAGTTGAGTTTAGTAGAACATTAAaacttaataaaattttaagttaaGTTCAAAGTTAATAGAATGTTACATAGCATCACAAATTTCTAGTGTACCGAATgggttgctgtcaagtctctctcacaccgccGTTAGCCACAAAGTCTGtatcgaaggtaaaaactccatacagtactgtacagagtaatgttatattttatagcaCATCAAAGCTactaaataagtatttgttactttgttagcatAGGTACTgcattacaacaattaaaaacacatttttccatcGTAACACCTTGTTATAAGTGTTTTTGTAGTATGGGAAcgagttaatttttatttagtctttttatataggaaatattgctttgagatacaagaaaattgacatatgagctcaggCCGCTTGAGCTTGTATGTTGCGGTATGACTGACTGTATAGACATTACTATATGGTAATATGAATACTGTATATAACAGAACCGAAGGACAATATGTATGCTGTATGTACTAAGTATACGAAATGATTGCATATTACAGAATCCTGGTGAACAATCCATTTGTGTGCAACTGTTCCATGATTTGGATATCAATTCTATTAGAAAATCACATCGACATAGTCCGCTGGGATCCAGTGTGTGATGGCGATGTAGCTCTCAAAACCCTTTCTCTTCCTCACTGTGGTATGCTGCTATagtcttattgattttattactCTGGTATGTCCTACTAGACATTCAGATGATGGTTCTATCCTAGCTGAAACATCCGTCAAGCTATTACATTCAGTTCCAGTTTTTCCATTGTTTCCAGTTATTTAGACGATTCGACCAATTGTGATTTTCATAACACAAAATACAGCGTAGCTGGATAGCTCAACTTGTAAAATACAAAGGAGACGTTTTATAATGATAATTTTCAATAGCGCATTAGACAAAAGGTTTCTAGTTTAGCCAGTTTTCTCTTGACGTGGAAGGAAGTTCACTTCACATTATCAGCTGCCCACAAAGagtttttctgtttttacatTTATAGAGGCACCAAAGGCGGATGTCTATAACCACTCAGCGACTACAGGCCTTAAACTTGGTGACAATGTGATACTTTCCTGTAACGCTACTGGTTCACCCCAACCTCAGGTGAGTTCTTGGGCTAGTTTACACCAAGTTAATAGGCACAAAGCTTTCATTATTTTGGTTGGTTCCAAGTTTCCATAAAACAAACCACTATGCAAAACTCTCTAACGCTAGGCAACTTGTTTTTTTAGGTTCACTGGGACACGGACAAGATCAAGTCAAACTATAGCATAAGTGAAAACCCAGAGTCAGGTGAAGTGGTTATTCACATCAGCAACTTGCAGAGAGAAGATGATGGATATATCTACTGCTATGGCAAAAATGCTGTGTTTAGGAGTAAGAAACAGATCATAGTGGAGAtcaactgtaagtaattaaCACCATGTGGCATATCTTAGGCTGTAATACATGCATCcaaatatataatttacaaaTGGATTGCTGGCTTGTTTTATGCCATTCGATATAGAagggttttaatgcattttattaAAGTATAGTTTAATTTGACTATTGAATTCTTCGGCATGCACCAAGCAATAAATGAACATACCAAGCAATAGATGAACATACCAAGCAATAGATGAACATATCAAGCAATAGGTGAACATATCAAGCAACAGCTGAACATATCAAGCAATAGATGAACATATCAAGCAATAGATGAACATACCAAGCAATAGATGAACATATCAAGCAATAGCTGAACATACCAAGCAATAGCTGAATTCATCCTGCTTGGCTAATGACATCATACCAGAGGAGGGAAGAAAGCCTTTTCTTTATATTTCAGTGGTACCCAAAATAGAAGAGCTAGGATACATTGAGGCAGCCAGCTGTATGAACTATATTATAACTGGAACTCCTCCGTTTAATCTAAGCTGGTATCATGATGGCAGTACACTCTCTTCAGGTATGAGTTCTCTTGAAGCCTAGGATTTTTCCCTATAGAGAGTGCTGCCTTACCTCATATCTCTATAAATAGTTCTCTTTTACCTCATACCTCTATAGATAGTGCTGCCCTACCTTCATACCTCTATAGATAGTGCTGCCCTACCTTCATATCTCTATAGATAGTGCTGTCTTACCTTCATACCTCTATAGATAGTGCTGCCTTACCTTCATACCTCTATAGATAGTGCTGCCCTACCTTCATATCTCTATAGATAGTGCTGTCTTACCTTCATACCTCTATAGATAGTGCTGCCTTACCTTCATATCTCTATAGATAGTGCTGTCTTACCTTCATACCACTGTAAATAGTGCTGCCCTACCTTCATACCTCTATAGATAGTGCTGCCCTACCTTCATATCTCTATAGATAGTGCTGTCTTACCTTCATACCTCTATAGATAGTGCTGCCTTACCTTCATACCTCTATAGGCCTAGATAGTGCTGCCTTTCATAGCTCTATGAACAGTGCTGCCTTTTTTTCATACCTATGTAGATAGCTCTGCCTCATCTCACTTCCCTATAAATAGTGCTACATTTATATCTCTATAAATAGTGATGGCtttctttaatatttttatgaataattcTGCCTTTTCTTAACATTCTTGTAGGTAGGCTGCTTTTCTCCTCAGATCTCTATGGATAGTGCTGCTtcttttttttagcatttttatagaTAACATCGAAGACTTTTTTGTGAGAATACTTAACCAGGCTGCATTACTTTGGTAACTCTGTGGATATTAAAATGATACTGTTGTTACAAGATGATAAGGctcaataaacaaaaataactctCCTCAAGGTTTAAGCCTGATCAGGAAGTTCTTTCTACTATTTTCAGATGGCACCTTCTGGTATGCTGATGAAACGTGCATAAACTCTAGTTGCAAACTATACAAGTACGGTCAGTGGAAAGGGTGCATGAAATGGAGCGCTGAAATAATTGGGGGGTTGTATACACTCTCAGTCACCAACATCTTTGGTACTGACATTCGCAGGACCAAGGTCGAAACGTGGTCAAAAACTGCTCCGCCTCTACAAATATTTCCTTTCATTCCTCCGACAAAATCGGATCCTGAGGTACGACAGATAGATGCAACCCAGTCAACATGGTCAGACAAGGTGAGATTCGTCTGCTCAGAACATATACTTGTGGTTTTGTTCCTCAATTTTCAAAACAGATTTTATAAACTGCTATCTATTGTCACGGCAACATAAGTCTGCCCTCTTCAGAGAATTTTACATGCAGATTCTGCTTACTGATAATTTAGTAATGCATCAATTTTAGTATTCTGACAGTCCCATGTGCCATGAGCGATCATCAGGtctaataactatatgtacaactaATATGGAATACTGAAATGTGCCA
Above is a window of Watersipora subatra chromosome 3, tzWatSuba1.1, whole genome shotgun sequence DNA encoding:
- the LOC137389637 gene encoding BDNF/NT-3 growth factors receptor-like; its protein translation is MIPATLPSGCQLTNGNTLLSCHRSAKFPVLDEQYAAKIVEISITDCSEELESLGYKHFSLYGKLSKLAVTKCGLYSIQEDAFIDNINLKDLDLSNNNLSVIGYQTILNIRNPSSLILVNNPFVCNCSMIWISILLENHIDIVRWDPVCDGDVALKTLSLPHCEAPKADVYNHSATTGLKLGDNVILSCNATGSPQPQVHWDTDKIKSNYSISENPESGEVVIHISNLQREDDGYIYCYGKNAVFRSKKQIIVEINLVPKIEELGYIEAASCMNYIITGTPPFNLSWYHDGSTLSSDGTFWYADETCINSSCKLYKYGQWKGCMKWSAEIIGGLYTLSVTNIFGTDIRRTKVETWSKTAPPLQIFPFIPPTKSDPEVRQIDATQSTWSDKVYVNLVAPVVALISVITILLVVICWRKRVSNSNKRKPGKRNISGGEEELARLTELPNMLDSPHYHLLSKYCSQKLRIISAKDVKFIKELGEGAFGRVYLGSCVGLFAENETTMVAIQTLKTSVTEDALKDLKHEAELMAENLVGEEEVPSRILRTLNDSSSWAATTGELATRSYSSREGRAFQSLCSAA